A portion of the Paenibacillus sp. PvR098 genome contains these proteins:
- a CDS encoding thiamine pyrophosphate-dependent dehydrogenase E1 component subunit alpha encodes MSIGQITKHRQLGLTDDQVIEMYTYMLKARIFDERGFILQRSGKIAFHVSGIGQETAQVAAAYALQKGKDYFLPYYRDYGFVLTVGMTLRELMLSVFAKAEDPNSGGRQMPGHFSHKKLNIVTGSSPVTTQVPHAVGFALASKMKRQNFVSFVTFGDGSSNQGDFHEGCNFAGVHKLPVIFMCENNQYAISTPLHKQTAGSIAERAVGYGFPGVKVDGRDPLEVYRVVKEARERALRGEGPTLIEADMYRIPPHSTSDNDLLYRTKEEVEANRSKDGLLVFRQYLIDCGIWSEEREAELAEQIKAELIEATNYAEQAPFPKPEDTLRHVYAEPGEE; translated from the coding sequence ATGTCCATCGGACAAATAACAAAACATCGACAGCTTGGCTTGACTGACGATCAAGTCATCGAGATGTACACATATATGCTGAAGGCCCGAATATTTGACGAGCGAGGATTTATTCTGCAGCGTTCCGGCAAGATTGCGTTCCACGTATCCGGAATTGGACAAGAGACGGCACAGGTGGCTGCCGCATACGCGCTGCAAAAAGGGAAGGACTATTTTCTTCCTTACTACCGCGATTATGGCTTCGTTCTGACCGTCGGGATGACGCTGAGGGAGCTGATGCTTTCGGTCTTCGCCAAGGCGGAGGATCCGAACAGCGGCGGCAGGCAAATGCCGGGGCATTTCAGCCATAAGAAGCTGAACATTGTTACCGGATCAAGCCCGGTAACGACACAGGTTCCGCATGCAGTAGGATTTGCGTTGGCCTCTAAGATGAAGCGCCAAAACTTTGTATCGTTCGTTACCTTTGGGGATGGCTCCAGTAATCAGGGTGATTTCCACGAAGGTTGTAATTTTGCAGGCGTACATAAGCTGCCTGTCATTTTCATGTGCGAGAACAATCAGTATGCGATATCGACTCCGCTTCACAAACAGACGGCGGGAAGTATTGCGGAACGAGCTGTCGGTTACGGATTTCCGGGAGTGAAGGTCGACGGTCGCGATCCGTTAGAGGTGTACCGGGTGGTTAAGGAAGCGCGCGAGAGGGCATTGCGAGGCGAAGGACCAACACTGATTGAAGCGGATATGTACCGTATCCCTCCGCACTCCACTTCAGATAACGATTTGCTTTATAGGACCAAGGAAGAAGTCGAAGCAAACCGTTCTAAGGACGGGCTCTTGGTGTTTAGACAGTATTTGATCGATTGTGGTATATGGAGTGAAGAACGGGAAGCCGAGCTGGCGGAGCAGATTAAGGCGGAGCTGATCGAGGCGACGAATTACGCCGAGCAAGCGCCGTTTCCGAAGCCGGAAGATACGCTGCGGCATGTGTATGCCGAGCCAGGGGAGGAGTAA
- the lpdA gene encoding dihydrolipoyl dehydrogenase → MTHAFDIVILGGGIGGYSAAIRAAQLGKNVAIVEQDRLGGTCLHRGCIPSKALLRSAEVYAMMKESEKFGIEADEVRVDFGKVSSRKNRIVEQLHNGLQYLMKKNKITVFPGKGRIIGPSIFSPRSGSVSVEQVDGEILTLVPEKLIIATGSRPRSLPGLETDGNRVLNSDEALRLEKLPASAIIIGGGVIGVEWASMLCDFGVQVTVVEYAPRLLPAEDEDVSRELERLLKKRGVTVRTGAKVIVDTLEKSDSGVQLTVEHKEAQHTLEAEIALVCVGRQANLEGIGLENTDVNVENGYIRVNDMMQTAELHIYAVGDCIGGLQLAHTAGHEGIAAAEHSCGHTPHHYAPHQIARCVYTRPETASIGFTEQQAKERGHQIKTSKVHFKALGKALVYGESDGFVKVVADSATNDILGVHMIGPHVTDMISEAALAQLLEATPWEVGQTIYPHPTLSEILGDAMLAVDGRAISV, encoded by the coding sequence ATGACGCATGCTTTTGATATCGTGATCCTCGGCGGAGGCATCGGTGGATACTCGGCGGCGATTCGCGCTGCCCAACTCGGGAAGAATGTGGCCATCGTCGAACAAGACAGGCTCGGCGGAACCTGTCTGCACCGAGGTTGTATTCCGAGCAAGGCGCTACTAAGAAGCGCAGAAGTATACGCTATGATGAAGGAAAGCGAGAAATTCGGGATTGAGGCGGACGAGGTCCGTGTCGATTTTGGTAAAGTAAGCTCCCGCAAAAACAGAATCGTCGAGCAGCTCCATAACGGGCTTCAATATTTAATGAAAAAAAATAAAATTACCGTATTTCCGGGGAAAGGCAGAATCATCGGTCCTTCTATCTTTTCTCCGCGGAGCGGGAGTGTATCTGTGGAGCAGGTGGACGGAGAGATCTTGACGCTGGTGCCGGAGAAGCTGATCATTGCCACCGGCTCTCGTCCGCGAAGCCTCCCGGGCTTGGAGACGGATGGGAACCGCGTGCTAAACAGCGACGAAGCTCTTCGGCTGGAGAAGCTTCCCGCATCTGCGATCATTATCGGCGGCGGTGTCATCGGAGTGGAGTGGGCATCCATGCTCTGCGATTTCGGTGTTCAGGTTACCGTTGTAGAATATGCACCTAGGCTGCTGCCGGCGGAAGACGAAGATGTATCCCGTGAGCTTGAACGTTTACTTAAAAAACGTGGAGTGACCGTAAGAACCGGCGCAAAAGTAATTGTGGATACGCTGGAGAAAAGCGATTCAGGTGTACAGCTAACCGTTGAGCATAAGGAAGCGCAGCATACGCTGGAAGCGGAGATTGCGCTTGTGTGCGTGGGGCGTCAGGCTAACCTTGAAGGAATTGGCCTGGAAAATACCGACGTGAATGTAGAAAATGGTTATATTCGAGTAAACGATATGATGCAAACGGCGGAGCTGCATATTTATGCAGTAGGCGATTGTATCGGCGGTTTGCAGCTTGCCCATACGGCAGGTCACGAAGGAATCGCCGCGGCCGAGCATAGCTGTGGACATACACCTCATCATTATGCTCCCCACCAGATCGCCCGCTGTGTGTATACGCGTCCCGAAACGGCGAGCATTGGGTTTACGGAGCAGCAGGCGAAGGAACGAGGCCATCAGATTAAGACATCGAAGGTGCACTTTAAAGCTCTTGGCAAAGCGCTTGTATACGGAGAAAGTGACGGCTTTGTAAAGGTGGTTGCTGATTCAGCAACGAATGATATACTGGGTGTACACATGATCGGACCTCATGTCACCGATATGATCTCGGAGGCGGCGCTGGCGCAGCTGCTCGAAGCTACGCCGTGGGAAGTGGGGCAAACCATTTATCCGCACCCGACCTTGTCGGAAATATTGGGCGATGCGATGCTGGCTGTAGACGGAAGGGCAATTAGTGTATAA
- a CDS encoding DUF2627 domain-containing protein: MKVTIYRFIAMLLLVIPGLMATYGFLAIKDAWFAQFDQTVADPGVLWGKMILGLILFAAGVAFIGGWIFFRDRKHNYVAPRFREKRKKG, encoded by the coding sequence ATGAAAGTCACCATTTACCGATTTATAGCTATGCTGCTTTTGGTTATTCCAGGTCTAATGGCGACCTACGGATTTCTTGCCATAAAGGACGCTTGGTTTGCCCAATTCGATCAAACTGTCGCCGATCCAGGCGTCCTTTGGGGAAAGATGATTCTCGGACTTATTCTATTCGCGGCTGGAGTCGCCTTTATAGGGGGATGGATTTTTTTTCGCGATCGCAAGCACAATTATGTCGCCCCCAGATTTCGGGAAAAACGTAAAAAGGGATAG
- a CDS encoding glycosyltransferase, with translation MSTLVSIIIPVWNEAERIPATLKAVARVREAQEGIKPLALTFQVIVVDDGSKDDTRTAAAPWADLVIGYPINRGKAAAMAAGCRAAAGDIIVFLDADLGGTAGYFPFLLEPLLQNEADLSVARIPPVNKPGGFGLVKVLASRGVKALSGYPALAPLSGQRAIRAEVLKRTGRAYQGFGVEVGMLVDAVKLGYRVAEPEIPFRHRETGRDWDGFMHRGKQFISVGLTLWDCWRRPIC, from the coding sequence ATGTCTACACTTGTATCCATCATTATTCCGGTTTGGAATGAAGCAGAGCGTATTCCCGCTACGTTGAAAGCGGTGGCTCGGGTTCGGGAAGCCCAGGAAGGCATCAAGCCCCTTGCATTGACATTTCAAGTGATCGTTGTCGATGATGGAAGCAAGGATGATACACGAACGGCTGCCGCTCCTTGGGCAGATCTCGTTATAGGGTATCCAATCAATAGAGGTAAGGCAGCTGCAATGGCCGCAGGGTGCCGGGCTGCTGCCGGGGATATTATTGTTTTTCTGGATGCCGATTTGGGGGGAACCGCGGGCTATTTTCCGTTTCTGTTGGAGCCGCTGCTCCAGAATGAGGCAGACTTATCGGTTGCGAGGATTCCGCCCGTAAATAAACCCGGCGGCTTCGGGCTGGTAAAAGTGCTCGCTTCTCGCGGAGTAAAAGCTTTAAGCGGTTATCCAGCACTGGCTCCGCTATCCGGGCAGCGTGCGATAAGGGCGGAAGTGTTGAAGCGCACCGGGCGGGCTTATCAAGGTTTTGGAGTAGAAGTAGGTATGCTAGTCGATGCCGTCAAGCTCGGATATCGTGTTGCGGAGCCGGAGATTCCATTTCGCCATCGGGAAACTGGACGGGATTGGGACGGCTTTATGCATCGCGGTAAACAGTTCATTTCCGTAGGCCTCACGTTGTGGGATTGCTGGAGGAGGCCGATATGCTAA
- the steA gene encoding putative cytokinetic ring protein SteA, which produces MKWNRKSERWPIKGKVEADRNTKQLLKRIRPGSIAVISHDDIDELAVRGLLDARVKAVINTGQTMTGMFTNQASLLLIDEGVPLLEAAPESFELFSENAEITLTENGIDMGSSWIPCTRFTRQRWLQSYLAARQAEPDQLRKFIDNTLWYASQEKEWLVEPLPTPTIRTELTGKAALIVVRGSGFKDDLAALRPYIERVNPVLIAVDGGADALYDFGYSPQLIIGDMDSVSDRVLRSGAELIVHGYINGEAPGMNRLHRLRLSGTLLPSGGTSEDAALLLAYDGGCEQIVTVGLHSHMQDFLEKGRKGMGSTWLVRMKVGSKLIDARGISRVYPAKEVAKPMKVIRAWQSFVRSLL; this is translated from the coding sequence ATGAAATGGAATCGCAAATCGGAACGTTGGCCCATTAAAGGAAAAGTAGAAGCGGACCGCAACACCAAACAACTGCTGAAGCGGATACGTCCGGGAAGCATTGCTGTGATATCCCATGATGATATAGATGAGTTAGCTGTACGGGGGTTGCTAGACGCCAGGGTCAAAGCGGTGATTAATACAGGCCAAACGATGACCGGTATGTTCACGAATCAAGCAAGCTTATTGCTTATTGATGAAGGGGTACCGCTCTTGGAAGCGGCTCCGGAAAGCTTCGAGCTGTTTAGCGAGAACGCTGAGATCACACTAACTGAGAACGGTATTGATATGGGATCTTCTTGGATTCCCTGTACCCGATTTACTAGGCAAAGGTGGCTGCAAAGCTATCTTGCCGCCCGGCAGGCTGAGCCCGATCAGCTCCGGAAATTTATTGATAATACGCTTTGGTATGCAAGTCAAGAGAAAGAGTGGCTGGTCGAACCACTCCCTACACCGACCATTCGGACGGAGCTTACCGGCAAAGCTGCGTTGATCGTCGTCAGGGGAAGCGGGTTTAAAGATGATTTGGCCGCTTTACGGCCTTATATTGAGCGTGTGAATCCGGTTCTAATCGCTGTGGATGGCGGTGCTGACGCTTTGTATGACTTTGGTTATTCTCCACAGCTGATTATAGGGGATATGGATAGTGTATCGGATCGGGTGCTTCGCTCTGGAGCGGAGCTCATTGTTCATGGCTACATTAACGGTGAAGCTCCTGGAATGAATCGATTACATAGACTGCGACTGTCAGGAACGCTTTTGCCAAGCGGGGGTACCAGTGAAGATGCCGCGCTGCTGCTGGCTTACGATGGAGGATGCGAACAAATCGTTACAGTCGGTTTGCACAGCCACATGCAGGATTTTCTTGAGAAAGGCCGTAAAGGCATGGGAAGTACTTGGCTTGTACGCATGAAGGTCGGAAGCAAGCTGATCGATGCGCGCGGAATCAGCCGGGTTTACCCGGCAAAAGAGGTTGCTAAACCGATGAAGGTCATACGGGCCTGGCAGTCTTTTGTTCGATCTCTGCTCTAA
- a CDS encoding carboxymuconolactone decarboxylase family protein: MQQTEIQSKVNSYKIGVGHMQENMPAMVDAYHHFTGACFGPGALEEKQKQLIALGISLFANNEVCTLYHVQEALSLGASKQEIVETTAVAAAVGSGHTLSQGVTRVQQALDSLTRGTQ, translated from the coding sequence ATGCAGCAAACGGAAATCCAAAGCAAGGTGAATTCTTATAAAATAGGTGTTGGCCATATGCAAGAGAATATGCCAGCAATGGTCGATGCGTATCACCACTTTACCGGAGCTTGCTTCGGTCCTGGGGCATTGGAAGAAAAGCAGAAGCAGTTGATAGCGCTTGGCATCAGCTTGTTTGCAAACAATGAGGTTTGCACACTGTATCATGTTCAAGAAGCTCTTTCTTTGGGGGCATCCAAGCAGGAGATTGTGGAGACTACAGCCGTGGCGGCTGCGGTGGGAAGCGGCCATACGTTGTCACAAGGGGTTACTCGGGTACAGCAAGCGTTAGACTCACTCACTCGTGGAACGCAATAA
- a CDS encoding DUF2524 domain-containing protein — protein sequence MIDNLESRYDCANSGQDLHQLQNDLDALLSSNEPSNKEKEERIHRLENQIHFIKNKCDIHP from the coding sequence GTGATTGATAATTTGGAAAGCCGTTATGATTGCGCCAATTCCGGACAAGACCTGCATCAGCTGCAGAACGACCTGGATGCACTGTTGTCCTCAAACGAGCCATCGAATAAAGAAAAGGAAGAAAGAATACATCGTCTGGAAAATCAAATTCACTTTATCAAAAATAAATGCGATATCCATCCATAA
- the lspA gene encoding signal peptidase II, which produces MSTRRKYMLFYIFALTAVAIDQISKIIIRAHMEVGESVPLNSFLQFTFYENSGMAFSLFQGYARWFGVIAVIVVIAVLYYRNKGELRGVMMEIGTGLFVGGAIGNAIDRFVFGKVTDFLDFRPSQGILNLADISIHIGVMFIIADAVIQYVKERLIQSKSNSL; this is translated from the coding sequence ATGAGTACAAGGAGAAAATACATGTTGTTTTATATTTTTGCTTTAACCGCTGTTGCGATCGATCAAATATCTAAAATCATTATACGTGCACATATGGAAGTAGGAGAATCCGTACCATTGAACAGCTTTTTGCAATTTACTTTTTATGAAAATAGCGGGATGGCCTTCAGTTTGTTTCAGGGCTATGCTAGGTGGTTCGGGGTAATCGCCGTGATTGTTGTCATTGCGGTGCTGTATTATCGCAATAAAGGTGAATTAAGAGGCGTTATGATGGAGATTGGAACCGGCTTATTCGTTGGGGGAGCCATCGGTAATGCTATAGACCGGTTTGTTTTCGGTAAAGTGACGGATTTTCTAGATTTCCGACCAAGTCAAGGGATTCTTAACTTAGCTGATATTTCGATCCATATTGGAGTCATGTTTATCATAGCGGATGCGGTTATCCAATATGTTAAAGAAAGGTTGATCCAAAGCAAAAGTAATTCTCTCTGA
- a CDS encoding flagellin: protein MRINHNISALNSYNREQTNNKGVLNSTQRISSGLRINQAADDSAGLSISEKMKGQIRGLEQAERNIQDGISLIHTAEGGLSQIQNPLIQRLRELAIQASNGTLTSHDRQAIQMEIDQIKQNINDIANNTEFNSIKLLQPPVIQGNSGSPSGQKADIIFFIDDSSTMQEEINHVTAGISDFVSNLSAYGDVRVGTVSTVHSGRNLPLTSDVAMIQNHLSNVHIATPGGSTPYQHMINYAPNGSQGSSLGYDSSSKKIFVLLTDTNNESTVVTELDVKSALESDNINSYVFGLNLGASTNSFSQSTAYDDFAKQIFIPATAADIAANISPGLANQIVADTGFGQEESSLKPIHLQVGPNSGDDFIIHLFDARTTNLGIDDILVDPIGKAQEAIEKLDKALETVSSERVKFGAYQNVLEHIKNNVSNYKSNITASESQIRDADLPKEILNLTNKKIVLESSHVMLTQANQMTQSVLQFLK, encoded by the coding sequence ATGAGAATTAATCACAACATATCTGCACTTAATTCATATAACAGGGAGCAAACAAATAATAAAGGTGTTTTAAACTCAACACAAAGGATATCTTCTGGATTAAGAATTAATCAAGCAGCAGACGACTCTGCTGGATTAAGTATTTCCGAAAAGATGAAAGGTCAAATTCGCGGTTTGGAGCAAGCTGAACGGAATATTCAAGATGGAATTTCGCTTATTCATACAGCTGAAGGTGGATTATCACAAATACAGAATCCTTTGATACAAAGGTTAAGAGAACTTGCTATTCAAGCTTCAAACGGTACCTTAACATCTCACGATAGACAAGCAATCCAAATGGAGATTGATCAGATAAAACAAAATATTAATGATATAGCGAATAATACGGAGTTCAATAGTATTAAACTGTTACAACCTCCGGTAATTCAAGGAAATAGTGGATCACCAAGTGGACAAAAAGCAGATATTATTTTCTTTATTGATGATTCGAGTACGATGCAAGAGGAGATAAATCACGTAACAGCTGGGATATCCGATTTTGTAAGTAATTTATCAGCATACGGAGATGTTAGAGTAGGTACAGTAAGCACGGTTCATTCTGGCCGCAATCTTCCCCTGACGAGTGATGTTGCAATGATTCAAAATCACCTATCAAATGTACATATTGCTACACCGGGCGGGTCCACCCCTTATCAACATATGATAAACTATGCACCTAACGGCTCTCAAGGATCATCATTAGGATACGATTCAAGTTCAAAAAAGATTTTTGTTCTGTTAACGGATACTAATAATGAAAGTACTGTTGTCACCGAGCTCGATGTTAAATCAGCGTTAGAGTCGGACAATATAAATTCATATGTATTTGGGCTTAATTTAGGGGCTTCTACAAATTCTTTTTCACAGAGTACAGCTTACGATGATTTTGCTAAGCAAATTTTTATTCCTGCAACAGCTGCAGACATAGCAGCAAATATCTCCCCAGGATTAGCAAATCAAATTGTTGCTGACACTGGTTTTGGCCAAGAGGAATCTTCTTTAAAACCAATTCATCTTCAAGTTGGACCGAATAGTGGAGATGATTTTATAATTCATCTTTTCGATGCTCGCACGACAAATCTCGGAATCGATGATATTCTTGTTGATCCAATAGGAAAAGCCCAAGAAGCGATTGAGAAATTAGATAAAGCTCTTGAAACAGTGTCATCGGAACGCGTAAAATTTGGTGCTTATCAGAACGTATTAGAACACATTAAGAATAATGTATCGAATTATAAAAGCAATATTACAGCTTCAGAATCACAAATTAGAGATGCAGACTTACCAAAAGAGATATTAAATTTAACTAATAAAAAAATTGTTCTTGAATCATCCCATGTTATGCTCACACAGGCTAATCAGATGACACAATCAGTATTGCAGTTTTTGAAATAA
- the spo0A gene encoding sporulation transcription factor Spo0A, whose protein sequence is MQTIDVLLADDNREFTNLLSEFIDDQEDMRVSGIAYNGNDVIRLIEQSPKVPDVLILDIIMPHLDGLGVLEKLRELDLNPQPKIIMLTAFGQENITQKAVQLGASYYILKPFDMEILTNRIRQLVGPNQTMSMMSSSMQAKANIVHLPKTKNLDANITTIIHEIGVPAHIKGYQYLREAITIVYNNIEILGAITKTLYPAIAEKYKTTPSRVERAIRHAIEVAWTRGNIESISHLFGYTINISKAKPTNSEFIAMVADKLRIEHKVS, encoded by the coding sequence TTGCAAACCATTGATGTTTTATTAGCGGATGATAACCGTGAATTCACAAATTTATTATCTGAATTTATCGACGATCAAGAGGATATGAGGGTATCAGGCATAGCCTATAATGGCAATGATGTTATTCGCTTAATCGAGCAGAGCCCCAAAGTTCCAGATGTATTGATCCTCGATATCATTATGCCGCATCTAGATGGTCTCGGCGTGCTTGAGAAGCTGCGTGAGCTGGATTTAAATCCACAGCCAAAGATTATTATGCTCACTGCTTTCGGCCAGGAGAACATAACTCAGAAAGCCGTACAACTTGGTGCATCTTATTACATACTAAAGCCATTTGACATGGAAATCCTGACAAACCGCATTCGCCAATTGGTGGGTCCTAACCAAACGATGTCGATGATGTCATCTTCGATGCAAGCGAAAGCCAATATCGTGCATTTACCAAAAACGAAAAATTTGGATGCAAATATTACCACCATCATTCACGAAATCGGCGTTCCTGCTCATATTAAAGGTTATCAATATTTGCGTGAAGCCATCACGATAGTGTACAACAATATTGAAATTCTTGGAGCCATCACGAAAACATTGTACCCTGCGATTGCCGAGAAATACAAAACGACGCCAAGCCGCGTTGAACGTGCCATCCGCCACGCGATTGAAGTCGCCTGGACGCGCGGAAATATCGAAAGCATCAGCCATTTGTTTGGCTATACGATTAACATCTCTAAAGCGAAGCCGACGAACTCTGAATTTATCGCGATGGTGGCGGATAAGCTCAGAATCGAGCACAAGGTGTCTTGA
- the spoIVB gene encoding SpoIVB peptidase, with translation MSSNQRKRLIGLLLVLFVCLGSLTTPFQSFASFPEELRLFTGQQAHLQLSMPVNAQVIVNHPEILKVNGTAEHSLQVDLHHPISLQSYKAGQAEMQLKLFGKIPLKTVKVNVVPDLKVIPGGQTIGVKLKSAGIMVVGHHLVAVADDRKTSPGEEAKVQLGDLIVKMNGKSVNDVSKVAELVKAAGESNKPIVLTIVRSNQTLEIPLTPAYDTVDKAYRLGLYIRDSAAGVGTLTFYAPDQGVYGALGHVITDMDTQAPIVVGNGEIVHSNVTSISKSQNGEPGEKRAQFSRESKAIGNIEKNTQFGIFGKMYGAPSHSMSDKALPVAFAEEVKEGPAQIYTVVGGQKVEKFDIEVVHVAKQEYPATKGMVIKITDSRLLDKTGGIVQGMSGSPIVQNGKVIGAVTHVFVNDPTSGYGCFIEWMLHDAGIMLRSTGSSEEEKKAS, from the coding sequence TTGAGTTCCAACCAGAGAAAAAGATTGATTGGATTACTGCTCGTACTCTTCGTTTGTCTAGGTAGCTTAACCACCCCTTTCCAAAGCTTTGCCTCATTCCCCGAGGAGCTACGTCTTTTTACCGGGCAACAAGCCCATTTACAGCTCTCCATGCCGGTGAATGCACAGGTGATCGTCAATCATCCGGAAATTTTGAAAGTAAACGGAACAGCAGAGCACTCATTACAAGTGGATCTACATCATCCCATCTCTTTGCAATCCTATAAAGCTGGTCAAGCAGAGATGCAGTTGAAGCTATTCGGCAAAATTCCGCTCAAAACGGTAAAGGTCAACGTTGTTCCCGATCTAAAGGTCATTCCAGGCGGTCAAACCATAGGCGTAAAGCTGAAGTCGGCGGGGATAATGGTGGTCGGTCATCACCTTGTGGCCGTTGCGGACGACAGAAAGACGTCGCCGGGCGAAGAAGCGAAAGTGCAGCTTGGAGACTTAATTGTCAAAATGAACGGTAAATCCGTTAACGATGTCAGCAAGGTGGCTGAACTAGTCAAAGCAGCAGGCGAAAGCAATAAACCGATTGTATTAACGATTGTACGAAGCAATCAAACGTTGGAAATTCCACTTACTCCTGCTTATGATACGGTGGACAAAGCATACCGGCTCGGTCTGTATATTCGCGATTCCGCAGCGGGCGTCGGTACGCTGACCTTCTATGCTCCGGATCAAGGCGTGTATGGTGCGCTCGGTCATGTCATAACCGACATGGATACACAGGCGCCGATTGTGGTAGGCAACGGAGAAATTGTCCATTCGAATGTGACTTCGATCTCCAAAAGTCAAAACGGCGAGCCTGGTGAGAAAAGAGCCCAGTTCTCCAGAGAGAGCAAGGCGATCGGCAACATTGAGAAAAATACCCAATTTGGTATTTTTGGAAAAATGTACGGAGCTCCTTCCCACAGCATGAGTGACAAGGCGCTTCCCGTAGCTTTTGCGGAGGAGGTTAAGGAAGGACCCGCGCAAATCTATACGGTTGTCGGAGGTCAAAAGGTCGAGAAATTCGATATTGAAGTCGTGCATGTGGCTAAACAGGAGTATCCGGCAACCAAAGGGATGGTCATCAAAATTACCGATAGCCGCCTTCTGGATAAAACAGGCGGGATTGTCCAGGGAATGAGCGGAAGCCCGATCGTTCAGAACGGCAAGGTCATTGGCGCGGTTACGCACGTATTCGTCAACGATCCGACAAGCGGCTACGGCTGTTTCATAGAATGGATGCTACATGATGCCGGCATTATGCTCAGATCAACAGGAAGTTCAGAGGAAGAGAAGAAGGCGAGCTAA